The sequence CGCGACCAGCCCGTTGTGCCCGCCGCCGACCACGATCGCGTCGTACCGCCCCTGCTCCATGCGCCTACCTCCCGGCCCGAGACCCACCTTCCTTTTTAACTGATTCGTCAGTCAGGAAGCAAGCAGCGTGATGCTCGGCCACCCCGCGCAGGATGGGCACCGCCTCGGCCAGGCAGCGGTCGGCCACGCCCGCCTCGGCGGCCGCGCCGGAGGCCAGGGCCGGGCAGCGGGGGTGGAAGCGGCAGCCGTCCGGGACCCGGGTCGGGTCGGGCGGCTCGCCGGCGAGGATCTGGGTCTCCTGGCGGCGGGCCTCGGGCACCACCGACAGCAGGGCCCGGGTGTAGGGATGGCGGGGGTCGGCCAGCACGGCCTCGGTCGGGCCCTGCTCGACGATGCGGCCCAGGTACATGACGGCCAGCCGGTCGGCGATGTTCCAGGCCAGGCCGAGGTCGTGGGTGACGACCAGGATGGACAGGCCGAGGTCGCGGACCAAGCCGAGCAGCAGGGCCAGGATCTCGCCCCGGACCGAGGCGTCGAGGCTGGACACGGGCTCGTCGGCGACCAGCATGCTCGGCTCCAGGGCCAGCGCCCCGGCGATCACCACCCGCTGGCGCTGGCCGCCGGACAGCTCGTGGGGGTAGGCCAGGAAGAACCGCCGCGGCGGGCGCAGGCCGCTGCGGGCCAGGGCCTCCTCGACCAGCGCCTCCTCGTCGCCCTTGACGCCGTGGATGCGCAGCCCCTCGGCCACCGACTCGTACACCGACTGGCGCGGGTTCAGGGCCCCGGTCGGGTCCTGCAGGACCAGCTGGACCTCGCGGCGGTAGGGCTTGAGGGCGGCCGTGCCGCGGCCGATCGGGCTGCCCCGGTACAGGACCTGGCCGCTGGTCGGCTCCACCAGGCCGAGGATGGCCCGGGCCAGGGTCGTCTTGCCGCAGCCGGACTCGCCGGCCAGGGCGACGATCTCGCCCGGCTGCACCTGGAGGTCGACCCCGTCCACGGCCCGGGCCGGCGGGCCCTTGCCGCGCCTGGCGCCGAAGTGGACCTGGAGGTCGCGCACCTCCAGGATCGGCCCCTGGGCGGTCGGCGAGGCCGGCGCCGCCGGCTGGGTCGCGGTCACGGCCCGACCCCGTCGGCCCGGGCCACATGATCGACCGGGCCACCCTCCGCCGGCGATGAACCGTACCCGCCACCGGCTGGGCCGTTGTGGCGGACCAGCTCGGGGTGGCCGTCGCGGACGTGGACGCAGGCCGCCCGGCGGCCCTCCCCCGCCGGCCACAGCTTCACGTCGATGGTCGGGCACTCGGCGATCGAGACCGGGCAGCGGGGGTGGAACTCGCAGCCGCTGGGCAGGTCCCGCGGGTCGGGCGGGTCGCCGCCCAGGCCGCGGGGGTTGCGGCGCGAGGCGCGGTCGCCGATGGTCGGGAACGCCTCGGCCAGGGCCCTGGTGTAGGGGTGGGCGGGGGCGTCGAACACCTTGGCCGCCGGTCCCTCCTCGACGATCCGGCCGGCGTACATGACGGCGATCCGCTCGCAGGTCGCGGCCAGCACCGACAGGTCGTGGGTGATCAGCAGCAGGGCCAGGTCGAGCTCGCGCCGCAGCTCCTCGAGCAGGGCCAGCACCTGGGCCTGGACCATCACGTCCAGGGCGGTGGTCGGCTCGTCGGCGATCAGCAGCCGGGGCGAGCAGGCCAGGGCCATGGCGATCATCATCCGCTGGCGCTGGCCGCCCGACAGCTCGTGCGGGTAGCTGGCCGCCCGGCGGGCGGGCAGGCCGACCTGCTCCAGCAGCTCGCCGACCTTGGACGCGGCCTGCCTGTCGCTCACCTTGTCGTGGAGGTTGATGGCCTCGGCGATCTGGTCCCCGACCCGGCGGACGGGGTTGAGGGCGTGCATGGCCCCCTGGAACACGATGGCCGCCTCGGTCCAGCGGACCGCCCGCAGCCGGCCCGGCTTCATGGTGAGGACGTCCTCGCCCTCCAGCAGCACGCTGCCGGTGG is a genomic window of Actinomycetota bacterium containing:
- a CDS encoding ABC transporter ATP-binding protein translates to MLEVRDLQVHFGARRGKGPPARAVDGVDLQVQPGEIVALAGESGCGKTTLARAILGLVEPTSGQVLYRGSPIGRGTAALKPYRREVQLVLQDPTGALNPRQSVYESVAEGLRIHGVKGDEEALVEEALARSGLRPPRRFFLAYPHELSGGQRQRVVIAGALALEPSMLVADEPVSSLDASVRGEILALLLGLVRDLGLSILVVTHDLGLAWNIADRLAVMYLGRIVEQGPTEAVLADPRHPYTRALLSVVPEARRQETQILAGEPPDPTRVPDGCRFHPRCPALASGAAAEAGVADRCLAEAVPILRGVAEHHAACFLTDESVKKEGGSRAGR
- a CDS encoding ABC transporter ATP-binding protein, with the translated sequence MAVLEVNDLTVSYPARSGAVPAVRGVDLTLEPGDTLGLAGESGCGKSTMAAAVLRLLPPGTRTTGSVLLEGEDVLTMKPGRLRAVRWTEAAIVFQGAMHALNPVRRVGDQIAEAINLHDKVSDRQAASKVGELLEQVGLPARRAASYPHELSGGQRQRMMIAMALACSPRLLIADEPTTALDVMVQAQVLALLEELRRELDLALLLITHDLSVLAATCERIAVMYAGRIVEEGPAAKVFDAPAHPYTRALAEAFPTIGDRASRRNPRGLGGDPPDPRDLPSGCEFHPRCPVSIAECPTIDVKLWPAGEGRRAACVHVRDGHPELVRHNGPAGGGYGSSPAEGGPVDHVARADGVGP